GGACAAAGACTTCCTGAGGACCGGAGACGTCAGCCTGACCCTGAGGAATCCCAGAGACGGAGACGATGGACGCTACGTCTGCACCGTCTACAGAGACCAGGACGTCCTGAGACACACTGTGGTTctgaaatatgtaaagaaagGTCAGAGCATCAGGTCAGAGCTGGTGgtgaaggtcaaaggtcagagtgaGGTCaatctttctctgtttttccacaGAACCCTTTCCATCCTGGGCCACagctctgctggttctgctggttctggttctcatCGTCTCTGCAGGCgttttatatcattttaaagattatttccTGCCAGGTGAGTCTGAATGTTTCTGACCCAGAATGCTGTGAGACATCATGTGACCTGTtctgggggtcagaggtcaacggTTCATCTTGTTGTCAGTTCAGATCTTTCTGTTCATTCATGTTCAGATCAAATGCAGTGTAGTTAGAAACAtcatgaacagaaccagaaccagcagctgctgtCTCTACAGTCTgttagatttaaaggaactcagtgtttcagctgtatttcagttttctggaagtttgttccagatttatggtgcatagaagctgaatgctgtttctccatgactggttctggttctggatgtagagcagaaccagaaccagcaggttgatccagcagctgcagatctttaatccgttcagtgatttataaactagcagCAGGATTTAAAGTCTCTTCCTCTCAGTGAAGGACTGTGGAAGTGGGCGgagtttggatgttttattagttactaataaagttaaatagagtaaaagagaaaaactaaacataacaGAATTCaccatttaaagtaaaactcagcttcttctgggcaaaatgagcaaacagaaaatgtctaaAGCAGTGGGGGCCACAGTGGGCCCCTGAGGGCCgaaacctgcatgttttagtctctccctggtttaacaaaCCTGGATCCAATGAGGCTCGttagaagaacattgacctgctgaaaaggttgtttctACCACCAGGAGAGACTAGAACCTGCAGGATgtcggccctccaggacccactttggtctaaagtaataaaatacaaacatttttcttcttaaacaCTAATAGACTGTATCTTACCAGTCTGATGGTCATAAATACCATAAACTACCTACAAACACAACTTCAACAGATCTGCACCGATTCCTGAACATTATTTCACATCTGAACAAAACATTGCTCACAAAGTGGCTGCGCCCCCTAGTGGTGAAGCTAGAAACTACAATTCAGTTCTGCCTTCAGAACAGTTTCATCCCCAAACTGCCTTGAGGATGAAACACTGCTGTcggatttttctctctgacttGAACGTCTCAGTtacaaggaaacattttcaccagaaaCACCTTCATGGTCTCTGACCTGATGGGTCCAAACTGGTCCAGGAGGAACTCTGACGATATCAACTCTCTGCTCATCATCTGCTCCACTTCTCTCTCatcgtctgtctgtctgtctgtctgtctgtctctcatCTTGTTCTCTGTCGTCTCTCAGCTCCACTGAAGGTGGATCCATGGGTGAAGTCTGTCCTGCTGCCCTGCAGAACCAGCGTCTACCTTCCTGGAGGCTCTAGAGTGGAGTGGAGGGACGGAGAGAACAGGACGGTTTGTGTGTATCCGAACGGTTCTGATGATCCTGAAGAACAGAACCTGACCAGCAGCAACAGAACCAGGATGGGTAAAAACCCACTGAAGACTAAAGACCTCAGTCTGACTCTGGAACGCCCCTCAGTGGCAGACAGCGGGATCTACACCTGCAGAGTCAGGAAAGGAGTCACCCTGATGATGAAACGGGTTCATctccaggtcaaaggtcagtggtATAAATGTTGGATATTTCCAATCAGATGATTGGTGGTGATCAATAGCGATGATTGGCTGAttagaaggtcaaaggttaatgTGATGTAatgagtgaggaagaggaggaaccaGATCAGGAGGTTCAGGACAATCAGGGACCAGAGTCCTGAAGAAGCAGCTggagactttgactaggacagtGTCCCCTGCTGGAGACACCAGTTACTGTTCAGAACCACCAGACGggtcagaaccatcagaactgAAGTTCCTGCAGCCTGGTAGCAGCGAACATGTTGTGAATGAGGAAGCATgtggactggattttatttttgtttaaaaaaaagtttttccaacGTTTTGAAATCGagtctgttttgcttttttgataAAATTCTCCGGCTGCAGAAAACAGCAGCTCACACGGCCCAGATGGCGCTAGAGAGCAAAGAGGTTGTAAAGAAGGTGGAAGAGGTTTGGATAGATGGTGTTGTGGTTGTCCAGGATCTCAGAGGATCCAGAGACTTGGCAGAATCGCCCTCTGGCAGGAATCTCTGCTCCTCCTGGACGACATCAGCTGTTTTTGGTCTGACTGAACATTTTGATGTCAACATGTTGGAAaagttttccaaaaaacaacaaattgccATTTGTTGAGTTTTGTAAAGGGCTggacagtggtgcagttggtagcactgttgccttgcagcaagaaggtcctgggttcgattctgggcccagggtctttctgcacagtttgcatgttctccctgtgcatgctgggttctctccgggttctccggcttccttccacagtccaaaaacatgactgccaggttaattggtctctctatattctccctaggtgtgtgtgtgtctgcatggttgtgtgtcctgtctgtctctgagttgccctgcgacagactgttgacctgtccaggtgaccccgcctctcgcctggaacgttacCTGGAGAGGAATCAGCATCTCTCCTCCTTGTGtaacatttaagattttaaggagctgccaagtttactttgtaaaaatgcaaagaacaATCTTCATAGTTACATTGTTTTGTTACTATAGCAACGATCTGATGCTCTCAGATTAATCTTTGGGTTTCAGATGTTCATTAATGCATCTTAGTAAACTACAACTACCTTTGACTGCTAAGTTAACCAAACCAGGCCccctctcccagatttcactaaattcATGGTGAAATGTTGTTAGTGGTGCTGATATTCTttgcagcaagaggggcccctaagtcagattctgctcaaggcctcataaagccttggaccggccctgcgtGATGAGCTAGACCTGCTGCACAGGCATCTCTGCTGCTGGATGTAGAGGGACAAACaggagatttaatttatgtggctttagtagctcttccatttcgtGTCTATTGAGTTTTTATTAAGCACCACAGAGACTGTTTTGGTTGCCTGATTTccattttggccgataccattttgttttctgaaatgttgctctaTATTATCAAGAAAGTTGCTAAATTGGCAACAATGGGTGattattgttaactgtaaaagTGCAGATATGACCTGGTTGGCTGatttgtcagtcaaacctctcacaggagaaaagaaaagcacagtggTTGATGTTTAGACTTTGCTGAGGTTGATAACATCGGTGCATAAAattggcttcacatgtaaaaatcggccgattaccgatctcccaaaattaaggaaatcagcaCCGATAAATGGGCTGGTCATAACGCACCGGCTAACCGGGAACTGAAACTTTAccagagcagaaacacagagtcaGCATGTTGAGACGCAAACACACAGGCTGCACATTCTCACCACATGCTCAACGCAAAGCTCTAAAtcaggggtcaccaacacggGGCCCGAGGGGACCCTGTCGCCCGAGGGGACCCTGTCGCCCGAGGGGACCCTGTCGCCCGCGGGGCAAGTTCTAAAAATAACCATTGTCATTAGGGAGCACTGCCaaagaaatgatttaatttaatgtatttacattgaattaataacatttgtttatatatagatgtttttaaagtaaatgataaaaaatgtttaaaataaattgctttatgCATAAAACTCTTTTCTATGGTTAAAGTTCAGAACTGCGCAGACGCCTGCAGGATTTTATCGGAGGGCAGCAGCGCCTGCAGCTGGAcggctgcagcagctctgtaTACCTTAAGATTTTCCTTGaactaagaaaagaaaagaataatttctgaaagttttattaTCAAACTTTCTTTacaattaacaaaattgtggagaaaaaaaagatcttatgtgtcaaaacatcttgtacgTAGCGCACGTCTGAGTCtgtgggggtcaaagggcacgCCAAAGCTtaaatctgattggtcagtttgtttatttggtgGCTTGGAGCTTTTTCTGtaagataaaaatgaatgacaggagtttgaacctccGTAGTTCTAAGAGCGGTTTGGATCCCTGTTGTGGTTCTGGTGGGTCGTCGGTTTCtgagcttctttgatgtttccAGAACTGGAGAGCTGATGGGTCACCTGTCAGCTGACATCTGCTGCTCTTCCTGAGCGTCGCGCTAAGACTGCGagttaaacaatttaatctaGTGGAAACGTTccctgataggtattttcctttcgaacctaaataaaagaaagaaccacagacaacgtatatgaattttatgtagagcttttgcaaaaggagaaggcTCTGAGAACCTTTCCTCCGAGGAATCCACAGAGCATTCTGATCTGCTCTCACAtgagctcctgtttttattgtcaaagaagaacaggcaagggggcagtcaggaaacacaacagaggtcgtaaagcttctaacccaaacaaCTAACAACCCAggtccagatgtgatatctgatcaaaggtctgagcccggttcaaatctcggtcaatactgtcaagaaaacaaaatacgactgtTCACAGGTggttactaaattaggaggtATTCTTGCAAAAGGGTTTAAAGtctgagaaactcagtgttatctatttctcgtaaagttgaacagacagtagtgacctccaggtcatttaaagaagagaacactttaaacagaaaatcacaaagatctATAGACTTAATGTGAACTagagtaagaaaataaaatgataataccaaaaaatctctaacattCCCCACAAGAgtaaaaattaagcaaacattgttgcttcaccttctcctcctctggacGTCTGACTCCACCTGAACCTGGGAATCAACATCCTCCTCTTTCCGTGGATCTCAGGGTTTATAGGCTTCGCTtccatgtctttattatttagcatcgtttgtgtaaaaaaaaaaagctcaggcAGGATCTTAGAACAACgaggttcaaactccactcatcatttttagctcacagaaaaagcaaactgaccaatcagatttagtctttggctgccctttgacccccacaGACTCACACTGTTTGCTACATACAAGATGTTTTGGCACAAaagatctttttcttctctctacaattttgttaatagtaaagagggttgaattataaaaaatacaataattttctttcctttttttttatttaaaggaaaatctccCAGTACGTCCAGctgttcagctgcagctgctgctgcaacaattCAAACTCTGTGACTTTGTGGGAaatttagaatcacacagaaaatctccaaaagggaatcaaacttaaaactctgaactaagaacttCTGATCACATAATAGCAATTAACCATATCTGCCATGataaattattactgataactattgtcagtagtccctaacattaatatgatcagaCAGCCTGTAatcatatatatacatatatatactattgttataaaggctgagccaagaaaatttatgtctgtatGAAACAAGTAGCTCTTCGTGTTGCTCTGGAACCgtgaagtagctcccagtctctaaaaggttggtgacccctgatCTAAATGTACCTGTGAACACAGAGCAGCTCACTGTGAACATTTACGGTTCACATTGAGCTGCGTGAACAGAGCAAAAGCCATGGATTTAAACTTGACTTCTTCCTTGATAAGTTCAAAAAGAAACACGGATTCTCATCCTCACAGGTGGTCGATATAAATGTCCATATAGGTCAGCCTATATGAGCCACCTGTAAAGTTCAGAGATCAAACCGCGACACCTTGTGAAGCAGTTTCTCCAGCGGCCTGATTGGTGGCTCCTTGTTCAATTCATCTactattaaaaactataaacgCATCTTTCTTTCAGGAATAATTCTGCCCTGCCAGTAAAATGCTCACCACAGAAGAGACACTTGCAGTCAGGTTTattaaagaatatatatattaaacaaaaatatttttgttctttttaataaaaacaaaaacgcacAAAGCCTAGCCTGGCAGCTGGGCATGTAAAGCATGGTGGGCTGCCAGGCCCAtgatacactgggggaaacccagAGTGGTGTGGGTACTGAacccaaataataaataaaagttgtaatAAATTTCAGGCTGCAATATGAGTTTCAGGGTAGAAGAAAAATGAGGGAAAAGGAAACATGAATGGGAAAACAACAGGGTTCCCTGATCTGCTAGGAGAAGCTGATCAGCCTGGCATTGGCCTCCGCTTGATTCTGCAGGCTGAGAACCCGAAATATCTagacaggaaacagaactgctttAACATTCTTTagccacttcaaaataagagcatgaataaccaaaactgcaacacagACAAACTTTACTGAAGAAACATTAGTTTAGGGCAGTGGTTCTCATTCTGGTCCTCAGGCCCTCcagccctgcatgttttaggttttccccttctgccacacacctggattgaatctgtggtgattaacaggcttctgcaggaCTTGATGACTGCAGAAGATTTCATGtaatcatttggatcagctgttctgaaatagaGACACTAAAACATCAGgactgaggactggaattgagaagcactggtttaggggaagctaagtgcattaaacattttccaacatgGCAAGAActctaaatgtaaaattatctCTTCTGTTATAGTCCCAATGTCAATGAATGCAATATGCATATTAAGAGGAAGCAATGCAGGGTTTATCACAACATTCATCAACATCATTGCATGTTTTCCTCCTGCATCAGTCGCTGTTGTGGATCAGCTGCAGATGAAGGGAACCATCAGTCTGTTATCACCAGCTGTCAACGTTCAGTTTCACCTCAAACAGCTGATTGTCTTAGTGAGGTTACTGCAGGTTCAGCTCATCAAGCTGCACTTTACCAAGATCTCTGCAAGCTGCAGCACAGCATCGTCTCCGGCCTCCATAGAGAGGATCTCTGCTGAATACGGACCTCCAGACTCTGAGACGCCCTTCAGAAGCCCAGCAGAACTCTGGGACCTCACCTCATGATGGAAACAactcataacctttgaccttttcacACACCATGAAGTTTCATGTATCAGCTTCCACTTCAACCATCTATATGGCCATAGTTCTAAACCAGTCTGTTACTGGGAATATACTGTAGGTCAACAGCAACAAAtaggaaaaatgttaaatcataTCACTGTAATCAATAAAGGCAAAATAATTCCCAGCATAATGAACCAAATGAATATATAATAAAGAAATTTCACTAAACACCAGATAAACAAAGATAATAATACAATGAGTATATTTAATATTAAGACAGTATTAATGTCACTCAAATTGTAAAAAGATGCATAAGAGGCATATtctaaaatgcagaaataaaaagatataaaaccaCAACAGGTAGCAGTGTGTTTTTAGCACATACCTATAATCTCCAGCAGGGGGACACATTCAGCCAGCGGGCAGAACGTAGGCAGATCCTGTACACTGtcctagaaaaacattttggaggGAAAATCTCAGACAAACTTCATAAAAGCAACAATGTTTCACTCTAACCAAACACAAACTCTTTAAATCAACTTAGAAACAgttgacattacatttttatgcaacacaaaaacagttaaaagtattttaatgttaTAAACATTACTGAGGGAGAGATAGCATTAGCACACATCTGACCAGCAGCTTTTGTtcggctgctgctgctacttTACTAAAACTTGTGCAACATCAGTAAAGGAGCTTCGCCTCAGAGCCACACATCacgctggttttattttattatattatttttcctgttataTGATCCATCAAACCTTATTAAATGCTTTGTTTACTTAGTCAGAGTTATTTCCCACGGCTGTGCGGAGATCTGAAAATCTTGTTCCATAAATTcagaaaccaaaacagtttttgtggcgcatgttaaaaacacatcagattgttgctatggtaaccaaacaatctaactatgaagactgtttgtttaactttttcaaagtaaacttgccagctccttaaaatcttgcatttaaatgttaaataatttaaaaactttgaatttatGTATGTGGAAACCATTCAATCAAATTGATTGCCAAATAACTGTTAGCTGAACACAAAACCACCCTGCTCTTTGGTCAAAGCATCATGTGCTGCTAATCCTGCAGACACTTCACAGTCAGACAGGGACTGAGTTTCCAGTTCACTCAATGGGGCTGCATCCTGAAGGTTTTGGTGGCTGACAAAAGAAGATTACAGACTAGACTGCAGACTACAGACGTTGTAGACTgaccagggccggcccaagcctccatggggccctaagcgaactttggttttggggccctttgtttctgctaacaatgtggactggctgcaatcaACAGTTAGAATATTAGATCATTCActcacctgctataaacttattgcatctctgatgGTGCTGTTTGCATTATGTCCTATGCATGAataatataggatacatttattgcccagttgatttctggggccgatttccttaattttgggggatcgtgatCTGCTAATACTTACAAgtgaagcccatcttatcccctgatcttattttcgtcagcaaaggtttaaaaatcagcctctgtccttTTATGCtctacagtgagaggtttgactgacagaccggcccaccaggtcatgtctgaatgtttacagttaacaatattcaccccactgttgccaactcactGACTTTCTTCctatatttagcaaaatttcagacaaaaaaaacggtatcggccaaaatcaaaatcggcaggtcaggttttttaaagatcggtaaccggccagaaaactgcaatcagtgcagccctacacacatattcatgaccttctttgattaaattaatttctcttaagcgttactgcaatagctaaaaatttaatttacaccaggtgagtctttctcccctgagaatgtggaccggtaccAGTACCAGGTTGATTCTGAGCCtccaaatgattttaacagaagtttcacataacttagaagttgatgtaaaaatattgtttgttttagccacaaaatgatcAGCAGCAAACATCATATCACCAACTAAAGCTTAGAGCAGCTTATTGATACATTAATGCAGCAGCCATGTAGcctgatggaaaacattttgctagtcaatatcaaacattgagaagttttaattattcttatcaAACGTTATCAAACACGActttttgaagccaaaaatcctcagaaatatacagagaaAAGCaggagaatcaactcatttcaAGTTTAGACTCAGCTTCACACAAAGACgcagcataaatgtttggctgttgaactgaacCGTTCCAGGTTGttatcaagctaattttctattagcagcttcaCAAATCTCttttacaaacattacattatcaaaaaacatttaaacaaacctttatcttgtttttttctattattcctcttttatttctccctgaaggataagtccttttttgagacattgttttgccaACTTAtcttctgaccggagctttggacGATTGGATCCCCTCTGCACGTTGCAGCTCATGATACCGGTGAAGCtgcggtacctaccgcggcACCAAGGGGAACCAAgagcaatttgtttttctttttgtccataaaataattatttctacttacattatcaaatacattgtaaaaacaaatcacttctttatgaaattgtgtgtttttgttattgtgatGACATAGAAATTGTTATTAAAAAGATattcagctccactgaggggcCCCTTGGTggccctaagcggctgcttagtttgcttttgccttgggccggccctgagACTGATGTTGGAATAACTTTCATTGAGTTTTCTCTAATTATTGAATTATGTTTCCTTCATAGAAGTTTATGAAGAAGAACCAAACTGGCCACTTTGTTAGTCCAGTTACTTGTTAGAATattgcaaattgtttttattttgtttgtttttctttcttttttcagataTTGTTGGTCTGTATCAGCCTGACCTTAAAGAgtttctgaagaagaagttccagagTCTCTCTGAAGGCGTCGCTGAACCTGGAAATCAAACCgttctgaaccagatctaccCAGAGCTCCACATCACAGAGGGGTTAACTAGAGAGGTCAACcaggaacatgaggtcagacacattgaaacagcatccaggaaacaagaaacaatcagaagagaaaacatctttaaagtcccacctggaagagatgaaccaatcagaacaatGATGACcatgggagtggctggcattgggaaaacactgttaacacagaagttcactctggactgggctgaaggcaaaaccaaccagaacattgatttcatatttccattcactttcaaAGAGCTgaatttgctgaaagaagaaaagttcagcTTATTAGAActgattcataaattattttctaaaaccaaagaaatcagcagctttgaaacgtttcaggttctgttcatctttgatggtctggatgagagtcgacttGGTCTGGACTTCAACAACAATCCgatcctgactgatgttacagagtccagctcagtggatgttctgctgacaaacctcatcaggaggaaactacttccctctgctctcctctggataaccacacgacctgcagcagccaatcagatcccagCTGAGTGTGTTGGCATGgtaacagaggtcagagggttcactgacccccagaaggaggagtacttcaggaaaagattcagagatgatgaagagaaggccagcaggatcatctcccacatccagaaatcaaaaaccctccacatcatgtgtcacatcccagttttctgctggatcactgctaaagTTCTGGAGAATGTGATGGAGACCATagagggaggagagctgcccaagaccctgactgagatgtacatagAGTTCCTGGAGGTTAACTTCACAATCAAGGAGGAAAAGTATTTTGGAAAAGCTGAAGAAGATCCAGAGAACATAAAGCTGATTGAGTCTctaggaaaactggcttttgagcagctgctggagggaaacctgatcttctatgacaAAGAGCTCAAAAAGTGCGGCATCAACATCAAAGATGCTGCGTTGTCctcaggagtgttcactgaaatgtttaaaagagagagagggacgcGCAACATCTCCATCTATTCctttgttcatctgagcatccaggagtttctggctgcagtctacatgctccactgtttcaccagcaggaagtcagaggtGATCAAGACGTTTCTGGGAGAAGATAACAGAGAAACATCTCTAGATGAGTTCATGGAGAAAGTCATGGAGAAATCCCTCCGCAGTGAAAATGGCCACCTGGACCTGTTTGTCCGCTTCCTTCATGGTCTCACTGTGGAGTCCAACCAGAGCATCTTAGAAGACCTGCTGGGTCAGACAGAGAACAGTCCAGAAACCATCCAGAGAATCATCACCAACCTGAAGAAGATGGACACTGATAGAATCTCTCCTGGCAGAAGCATCAACATCTTCTACTGTCTGGTGGAGATGAACGACgtctcattttatcaggagATCCAACGGCTGCTGGATTCAGGGAAGGAGCTCTCAGTGACTGACTGTTCAGCTCTGGCCTTCATGCTGCAGGtgtcagaggttctggatgagttggacCTGGAGAAGTACAACACATCAGAATCAGGACGACggagactggttccagctgtgaggaactgcagaaaggctcggtgagtccagatgttttcattgtgtgaatgctgattcagctctattgtcctcctgtttcttcttcttctgcttctggatgtttttggtctttaactacttccttcatcctctggactatttatttaactttatattttgttatttttgcagttttagagATATAAATACATAGAACATTCAGATTTCCACTAACAAAACCTGCAAAGTACCTTGTTGAACAAAgacaattaaataataaaaaagggtAAAACCCAAAGTGAGAACATTCACAATAAAAAAGAGATAATTACATTGATCCTACATTTGGTGCCAGGTTCAGGTGGACGTTTCATTTCttccaatattttttatttatcagcagAAAGTCTTAATGAAAGTCAGTCTCTCCATTGGATGAATTTCCTTAATTATTTCCTTCCAGTCCAAAGATGATGGTGGTTCCTCATCAACCACTTGTGAGTTACAGCTGTCTTTTAAAACTGATGTTGGTCTGAATGAATCACATTCAGTTTGATCTTTACCAGGTTTAGGAATCACTGAGATCTCTGCTCTTCTCCAAGATGGCGGCGTTT
The genomic region above belongs to Xiphophorus maculatus strain JP 163 A chromosome 24, X_maculatus-5.0-male, whole genome shotgun sequence and contains:
- the LOC111607681 gene encoding NACHT, LRR and PYD domains-containing protein 3-like isoform X1 gives rise to the protein MMMMMMMILLLVSQHALGGVVEVNEGAESVLLPCVYSDKLPDDPFLIWTRSDLSPNSVHLRRENGDDLKNQNQRFRNRTSMNPDALDTGNFSLTLRKPQQSDGGNYTCSISGGREELNLKQIHLKVKVDQQEVEVTEGSDSVILPCRTSSHLPEDTSVEWTRSEPEFMMVHSSNQRNQDGFYRDRTEMDKDFLRTGDVSLTLRNPRDGDDGRYVCTVYRDQDVLRHTVVLKYVKKEPFPSWATALLVLLVLVLIVSAGVLYHFKDYFLPAPLKVDPWVKSVLLPCRTSVYLPGGSRVEWRDGENRTVCVYPNGSDDPEEQNLTSSNRTRMGKNPLKTKDLSLTLERPSVADSGIYTCRVRKGVTLMMKRVHLQVKDIVGLYQPDLKEFLKKKFQSLSEGVAEPGNQTVLNQIYPELHITEGLTREVNQEHEVRHIETASRKQETIRRENIFKVPPGRDEPIRTMMTMGVAGIGKTLLTQKFTLDWAEGKTNQNIDFIFPFTFKELNLLKEEKFSLLELIHKLFSKTKEISSFETFQVLFIFDGLDESRLGLDFNNNPILTDVTESSSVDVLLTNLIRRKLLPSALLWITTRPAAANQIPAECVGMVTEVRGFTDPQKEEYFRKRFRDDEEKASRIISHIQKSKTLHIMCHIPVFCWITAKVLENVMETIEGGELPKTLTEMYIEFLEVNFTIKEEKYFGKAEEDPENIKLIESLGKLAFEQLLEGNLIFYDKELKKCGINIKDAALSSGVFTEMFKRERGTRNISIYSFVHLSIQEFLAAVYMLHCFTSRKSEVIKTFLGEDNRETSLDEFMEKVMEKSLRSENGHLDLFVRFLHGLTVESNQSILEDLLGQTENSPETIQRIITNLKKMDTDRISPGRSINIFYCLVEMNDVSFYQEIQRLLDSGKELSVTDCSALAFMLQVSEVLDELDLEKYNTSESGRRRLVPAVRNCRKARLGGCLIQKAECEVLASALKSNPDLTELEINQIYIFKGGGDADLKPLVEILESSVSKVKILGLMCSLSKTSWTSLFSALKSNPTHLTGLGLSVTNLGDSGVKELCGFLQTEGCRLETLKLFDCRLSKISCDYLASTLKSNPTRLTELDLRRNNLKDSDVQQLKDLVKTVKF
- the LOC111607681 gene encoding NACHT, LRR and PYD domains-containing protein 3-like isoform X2 produces the protein MMMMMMMILLLVSQHALGGVVEVNEGAESVLLPCVYSDKLPDDPFLIWTRSDLSPNSVHLRRENGDDLKNQNQRFRNRTSMNPDALDTGNFSLTLRKPQQSDGGNYTCSISGGREELNLKQIHLKVKVDQQEVEVTEGSDSVILPCRTSSHLPEDTSVEWTRSEPEFMMVHSSNQRNQDGFYRDRTEMDKDFLRTGDVSLTLRNPRDGDDGRYVCTVYRDQDVLRHTVVLKYVKKEPFPSWATALLVLLVLVLIVSAGVLYHFKDYFLPAPLKVDPWVKSVLLPCRTSVYLPGGSRVEWRDGENRTVCVYPNGSDDPEEQNLTSSNRTRMGKNPLKTKDLSLTLERPSVADSGIYTCRVRKGVTLMMKRVHLQVKDIVGLYQPDLKEFLKKKFQSLSEGVAEPGNQTVLNQIYPELHITEGLTREVNQEHEVRHIETASRKQETIRRENIFKVPPGRDEPIRTMMTMGVAGIGKTLLTQKFTLDWAEGKTNQNIDFIFPFTFKELNLLKEEKFSLLELIHKLFSKTKEISSFETFQVLFIFDGLDESRLGLDFNNNPILTDVTESSSVDVLLTNLIRRKLLPSALLWITTRPAAANQIPAECVGMVTEVRGFTDPQKEEYFRKRFRDDEEKASRIISHIQKSKTLHIMCHIPVFCWITAKVLENVMETIEGGELPKTLTEMYIEFLEVNFTIKEEKYFGKAEEDPENIKLIESLGKLAFEQLLEGNLIFYDKELKKCGINIKDAALSSGVFTEMFKRERGTRNISIYSFVHLSIQEFLAAVYMLHCFTSRKSEVIKTFLGEDNRETSLDEFMEKVMEKSLRSENGHLDLFVRFLHGLTVESNQSILEDLLGQTENSPETIQRIITNLKKMDTDRISPGRSINIFYCLVEMNDVSFYQEIQRLLDSGKELSVTDCSALAFMLQVSEVLDELDLEKYNTSESGRRRLVPAVRNCRKARLGGCLIQKAECEVLASALKSNPDLTELEINQIYIFKGGGDADLKPLVEILESSVSKVKILGLMCSLSKTSWTSLFSALKSNPTHLTGLGLSVTNLGDSGVKELCGFLQTEGCRLETLKLFDCRLSKISCDYLASTLKSNPTRLTELDLRRNNLKDSDVQQLKDLVKTVK